The Serratia rhizosphaerae genome has a segment encoding these proteins:
- a CDS encoding MFS transporter encodes MKTTEIASDSYVKVSIREKIGYGFGDLASNLSFGFVSLFLLFFYTNIYGITAVQASLIFVIARILDAIFNIFVGYLIDKTHTRYGKLRPYLLFGAVPLGILTVLCFSTFDSEFKFYYALISYTIYCLAYTSVNTPYSAMTNMLTQHEGSRASLSVYRFVLAIVGYLIVSTSADLLISQFTDQKMGYVFAVSSFSLLATFFFLACFGMTKERVIGLPDQKPPTLKEMVTAVSGNLPLINLSLFTVFFYIAYTVWMAIAIYFIKYTLGDETFTAKFFAIQSAAYVAGTIVSEKLINIMGKKKMVQLGLLIGIAGVMFQYFLAGDNSYLIMTGVCLFSVTLGMGFVAMWSMVADTVEFAEWKHGVRTEGAIYGFFNFITKIAMAIGGGCAGLMLDYFDYSSEHISANALNGINLMMTLFPGLMFALGMVFIFFYSLDENTYRNLIKDIESRKLNAL; translated from the coding sequence ATGAAAACCACAGAAATTGCCTCTGACAGTTACGTAAAGGTCAGCATTAGGGAAAAAATAGGATACGGGTTTGGCGATCTGGCCTCCAACCTGTCGTTTGGATTTGTCTCTCTATTCTTGCTGTTTTTCTATACAAATATTTATGGCATTACCGCCGTTCAGGCGAGTTTGATCTTTGTGATCGCTCGTATCCTGGATGCGATATTTAACATTTTCGTCGGTTACTTGATTGATAAAACCCATACCCGCTATGGCAAGCTACGGCCTTACCTACTGTTTGGGGCCGTGCCATTGGGCATTCTGACGGTGCTGTGTTTCAGCACCTTCGACAGCGAATTCAAGTTTTACTACGCGCTGATTTCCTACACCATCTACTGTCTGGCCTACACCTCGGTCAATACCCCCTATTCCGCCATGACCAATATGTTGACTCAGCATGAAGGTTCGCGGGCATCATTGTCGGTCTATCGCTTTGTGTTAGCGATTGTCGGTTATCTGATTGTCTCTACCAGCGCAGATTTACTGATTTCGCAGTTTACCGACCAGAAGATGGGGTATGTGTTTGCTGTCAGCAGTTTCAGCCTGTTGGCGACTTTCTTCTTCCTGGCCTGCTTTGGCATGACCAAAGAACGGGTGATTGGCCTGCCGGATCAAAAGCCCCCCACGTTAAAAGAAATGGTCACCGCAGTCTCTGGCAACTTACCGTTAATCAACCTTTCTCTGTTCACCGTGTTCTTCTATATCGCCTATACGGTGTGGATGGCCATTGCGATTTACTTCATCAAATACACCCTGGGCGATGAAACCTTTACCGCCAAGTTCTTTGCCATTCAATCCGCTGCCTACGTGGCAGGCACCATCGTGTCAGAAAAACTCATCAACATCATGGGTAAAAAGAAAATGGTGCAATTGGGGCTGCTGATCGGGATTGCCGGGGTGATGTTCCAGTATTTCCTGGCAGGTGATAACAGCTACCTGATTATGACCGGCGTTTGCCTGTTCAGCGTTACGCTCGGGATGGGGTTTGTCGCGATGTGGTCGATGGTTGCCGACACTGTTGAATTTGCTGAATGGAAGCATGGCGTACGCACCGAAGGGGCTATTTACGGCTTCTTTAACTTCATCACCAAAATTGCCATGGCGATTGGTGGGGGCTGTGCCGGACTGATGCTCGACTACTTTGACTACTCCTCCGAGCATATCAGTGCCAATGCGTTAAACGGCATTAATTTAATGATGACCCTGTTCCCTGGCCTGATGTTTGCCCTGGGGATGGTGTTTATCTTTTTCTATTCCCTGGACGAGAACACCTACCGGAATCTCATTAAAGACATTGAATCGCGCAAGCTTAACGCGCTGTAA